A stretch of the Aspergillus puulaauensis MK2 DNA, chromosome 6, nearly complete sequence genome encodes the following:
- a CDS encoding putative telomere silencing protein Zds1 (COG:S;~EggNog:ENOG410PH6C;~InterPro:IPR013941,IPR040206;~PFAM:PF08632), whose translation MQASTSPPEAGGGYTARRGHTPQLSISDPSHHVTEAIGHMYDDDYDNKRDSRRLSYISSPLSESISIVPQTRPAEPSSPQSLRVQSGSDGGHQRLPNGQSQPSTPRTKASDSSPTSPGSSDTANTSFPLNDIDYESDPQAVAQELNNLAAIRRMSMDVTATGDPDLPSFNFPVPSIAPSPSADENDTSRLFWVPASLHPELAPKEFKSFLESKSDHIKRRSGDFSSLSPDRQNSNSSLTRKRSMLSKQIDNGQGYTDGAERLERKRSQTRDPPGPNLHEIGDLVNDTAQRTPSTSSLLESVQSLNITTEDDKPILPPAPPGHSLRRSTRTQYRKAGSLKKERPSLGARRTGRTSGSKDTLESIVGSSSQEPILGLTRVSTDPTPSVTRAQALAKSQGSAQQPLPPTAPPGTTFDSIPEDSQHTKDGSHGQPLTDSVNRVNVPQQPRQWDSHVDSNERAASVAQDQKIPEIVETPPAEFHATPSYSSQPNHVPPRVSSHDPPRQHKAESKHPLASSGHHKESASTLNEFASNPQALPGNSTRTDSLSFIPTLSEDRKSESKKNKDKKDSEGGRKSSWHWFLGSEDKDKEKKKDSDSKKIKTKLVDKVHDAASVLPASGESQRRESAIFDRNHDSKLEEERKKDNARRSSAEKKEKESGLFSSIFGGGRKKNNEHHHKKSLSRTLSPEPPVRVLQPDVDYPWTRFSILEERAIYRMAHIKLANPRRALYSQVLLSNFMYSYLAKVQQMHPHMMLASSASQRQQQKAREQSEEYLQYQRYQESQDQQYGDNSYDDSQMYDYGDDSHNYQQDSRGSKHQGYDNGNAYGPGHYQYGHMSFGDDVQLDDDDDDMW comes from the exons ATGCAG GCTTCGACGAGCCCCCCAGaggctggcggaggatatACGGCGCGGCGAGGCCATACGCCTCAGTTGTCGATTAGCGACCCAAGCCACCATGTCACCGAAGCCATCGGGCACATGTACGACGATGACTACGATAATAAGAGGGATTCTAGACGACTCAGCTATATATCATCTCCGTTGAGTGAATCTATATCGATCGTTCCCCAAACCCGGCCAGCcgaaccttcttctccacagTCATTAAGGGTGCAGAGTGGTTCAGATGGCGGTCATCAGCGACTTCCCAACGGGCAATCCCAGCCTTCTACTCCCAGAACCAAAGCATCAGATAGCTCCCCGACCTCTCCAGGATCATCCGACACCGCCAATACGTCCTTCCCCTTGAACGATATCGACTATGAGTCTGACCCACAAGCGGTGGCACAGGAACTCAATAACCTGGCCGCCATCCGGCGAATGTCCATGGATGTTACTGCTACCGGCGATCCCGATCTCCCAAGCTTCAATTTCCCGGTTCCTTCGATAgcgccctctccctctgccGATGAAAACGATACCTCGAGGTTATTCTGGGTTCCTGCAAGCCTGCACCCGGAGCTGGCTCCGAAGGAGTTCAAGTCATTTCTTGAGAGTAAATCGGACCATATCAAACGCAGATCGGGCGATTTCTCGTCGTTGAGCCCTGACCGTCAAAACTCGAATAGCTCTCTTACTCGGAAACGGTCTATGCTATCAAAACAAATTGACAATGGCCAAGGTTATACGGATGGTGCTGAAAGACTAGAACGGAAGCGGTCACAGACTAGAGACCCTCCGGGGCCGAACCTACACGAGATAGGAGATCTGGTGAACGATACGGCACAGCGGACTCCGAGTACCTCGTCCTTATTAGAAAGCGTTCAATCTCTTAACATCACAACCGAGGACGATAAGCCAATTTTACCACCTGCGCCACCAGGCCACAGCCTCAGGCGGTCTACGAGAACTCAGTATCGGAAGGCGGGCAGCTTAAAGAAGGAACGTCCTTCTCTTGGTGCAAGGAGGACGGGCCGAACCTCCGGGTCGAAGGATACGCTAGAGTCGATCGTTGGATCATCCAGTCAGGAACCGATACTAGGCCTGACTCGCGTGTCAACTGACCCAACCCCGAGTGTCACGCGTGCTCAAGCCTTGGCTAAGTCCCAGGGCTCGGCGCAGCAGCCGCTTCCTCCCACAGCCCCTCCAGGTACTACGTTTGATTCAATACCGGAAGACTCGCAACATACAAAGGATGGATCGCACGGACAGCCGTTAACCGACTCTGTAAACCGGGTGAATGTGCCTCAGCAACCTCGCCAATGGGATTCTCACGTTGATTCGAATGAACGGGCAGCTTCTGTGGCTCAAGATCAAAAGATTCCGGAGATTGTTGAAACACCTCCAGCCGAGTTCCATGCGACTCCGTCATACAGCTCACAGCCTAACCACGTCCCACCACGTGTATCAAGCCATGATCCGCCACGACAGCACAAGGCGGAAAGCAAGCACCCACTGGCATCTTCGGGGCACCACAAAGAGTCGGCATCAACCTTGAACGAGTTTGCCAGCAATCCACAGGCGTTACCAGGCAATAGCACCCGGACAGACAGTCTTTCCTTTATCCCAACCTTGTCGGAAGACCGAAAATCAGAATCGAAGAAAAACAAGGATAAAAAGGATTCAGAAGGTGGACGCAAATCAAGCTGGCATTGGTTTCTGGGCTCGGAGGACAAGGataaggagaagaagaaggatagtGACTCCAAAAAGATCAAGACGAAGCTGGTGGACAAGGTGCATGACGCAGCAAGTGTTCTTCCAGCTTCCGGTGAAAGCCAACGGCGCGAAAGTGCTATTTTCGATCGAAACCATGACTcgaagctggaagaagagcggAAGAAAGACAACGCGCGAAGATCATcagcagagaagaaagaaaaagaatcCGGTTTATTCTCTTCCATTTTCGGTGGtggcaggaagaagaacaacgaaCACCATCACAAGAAAAGCTTGTCCCGGACGCTATCTCCTGAGCCCCCAGTCCGCGTGCTCCAGCCCGATGTTGACTATCCCTGGACCCGATTCTCAATATTGGAGGAGCGAGCCATTTACAGAATGGCTCATATCAAGCTTGCAAATCCTCGGCGTGCTCTTTACTCTCAGGTGCTCCTCAGCAACTTTATGTACTCGTACCTTGCAAAGGTCCAGCAAATGCACCCGCATATGATGCTTGCATCGTCAGCATCACAGCGGCAGCAACAAAAAGCTAGAGAGCAGTCTGAAGAGTATCTGCAGTACCAGAGGTACCAAGAG TCCCAGGATCAACAATATGGTGACAACTCCTACGACGATTCTCAAATGTATGATTACGGCGATGATTCGCATAATTACCAACAAGATTCGCGAGGGAGCAAACACCAGGGCTACGACAACGGAAATGCATATGGGCCTGGCCACTACCAATACGGGCATATGTCGTTTGGTGACGATGTGCAGttagatgatgatgacgatgacatgTGGTGA
- a CDS encoding SNARE domain- containing protein (COG:U;~EggNog:ENOG410PQWD;~InterPro:IPR039899,IPR039897;~TransMembrane:1 (i74-96o);~go_component: GO:0030173 - integral component of Golgi membrane [Evidence IEA];~go_process: GO:0015031 - protein transport [Evidence IEA]), giving the protein MADAYGREQQNNELLNSLSGKVSALKNVTIDIYDNARDQETIDHSSQVFSSLSTGIKGSASRLTRMAKQGDTVAVLKIAGIVIGAGILLWLILGWIF; this is encoded by the exons ATGGCGGACGCCTACGGACGAGAACA ACAAAACAACGAACTCCTAAACTCCCTCTCGGGCAAAGTCTCCGCCCTGAAGAACGTCACGATCGATATCTATGATAATGCGCGCGATCAGGAAACAATTGACCATTCG AGCCAAgtcttctcctccctctcgaCGGGCATAAAGGGAAGCGCGAGCCGGCTTACGCGGATGGCGAAGCAGGGTGACACTGTCGCTGTGCTGAAGATTGCGGGGATTGTCATCGGTGCGGGGATACTGCTTTGGTTGATCCTGGGGTGGATCTTTTAG
- a CDS encoding arrestin family protein (COG:S;~EggNog:ENOG410PGXT;~InterPro:IPR014756,IPR014752,IPR011021,IPR011022;~PFAM:PF00339,PF02752), which translates to MALSFFSGGGSASHAKYFDIRLDEDYIVFRGGEQEAASAHLSGKLILCLSEPISIKHIRLHLTGISRVCWHLPSTSAGGGRKNWRERVFYEKTWRFRDAGKSKTEILPAGNYEYPFEIILEGSMPESVEGLSDTYVTYRFKAEIGRKYAKDIIVRRPLRIIRTLESSALELSHAMSVENIWPNKIEYSISTPTKAVIFGTSIRVDFKLIPLLKGLGIGQIISQLVETHDLTLNPEDPDSIRNTYKTTRTIINDEHKLDDDNHLEIIDEAAEGYQFSRVLDLPKTLTRCLQDTDTRGIKIRHKLKFRVQLLNPDGHISELRATLPVSIFISPNLAIDDNNNLVDSTPQTAERAINNLAQQAPPLYGEHQFDQLYSEVDPSGYRTPGPGSGPGTPFGTLSRNLSAENLASMNAITNTDISASALHNRLVNLDVHTPSRLSPPEPEHLGVTSDPGAHSGSNTQSPGSPVLPRRPSDEVDPDPLPSGVATPFHPHYSELETLSRVPSYSTAVRSSVRPHDNDLPDYQAVVARDITTSTPQSPQPAHVRGTGRGADSYLSAPVDFFHRPHFLHSRSQSHSDDERRVRLNQARGRA; encoded by the exons atggcgCTCAGTTTcttcagcggcggcggcagtgCGAGCCACGCAAAGTACTTTGACATCCG CCTCGACGAGGACTACATCGTCTTTCGCGGTGGTGAGCAGGAAGCTGCCAGCGCCCACCTGAGTGGAAAGCTCATTCTCTGCTTGTCCGAACCCATTTCTATCAAGCATATTCGCCTCCATTTGACGGGTATCTCGCGTGTCTG CTGGCACCTCCCCTCAACGTCTGCTGGCGGCGGGCGCAAGAATTGGCGAGAGCGCGTCTTTTACGAGAAAACATGGCGATTCCGAGATGCCGGCAAGAGCAAGACCGAAATCCTCCCCGCGGGCAACTATGAATACCCATTCGAGATCATCTTGGAAGGCTCGATGCCGGAGAGCGTCGAGGGTCTCTCGGACACCTATGTCACCTACCGCTTCAAAGCAGAAATCGGTCGCAAGTACGCAAAGGACATTATTGTTCGGAGGCCCCTCCGTATTATTCGCACCCTGGAGTCGAGCGCCCTGGAGCTTTCACACGCTATG TCGGTCGAAAACATCTGGCCAAACAAAATCGAGTACTCGATTAGCACGCCGACCAAGGCTGTCATCTTCGGCACGAGCATCCGTGTTGACTTCAAGCTGATCCCTCTCTTGAAGGGTCTCGGGATTGGACAGATTATCTCGCAATTGGTCGAAACACACGACCTCACCCTCAACCCAGAAGACCCGGATTCGATTCGCAATACCTACAAAACTACGAGGACGATAATCAACGACGAACACAAGCTGGATGACGACAACCACCTGGAAATAATTGATGAGGCGGCCGAGGGCTATCAGTTTTCTCGCGTGTTGGATTTGCCCAAGACCTTGACAAGATGCCTGCAAGATACAGACACAAGGGGGATCAAAATTCGGCACAAGTTGAAGTTCAGAGTTCAACTACTCAATCCTGACGGCCATATTAGCGAG TTACGAGCCACTCTACCCGTCTCGATCTTCATCTCCCCGAACCTCGCGATtgacgacaacaacaacctcgtTGATTCAACTCCCCAGACCGCCGAAAGAGCGATTAACAACCTTGCCCAGCAGGCGCCTCCTTTGTACGGGGAGCACCAGTTTGACCAGTTGTACAGCGAAGTCGATCCTTCCGGCTACCGAACACCCGGCCCCGGAAGCGGCCCTGGCACTCCATTTGGTACTCTCAGCCGGAATCTCTCAGCCGAGAACCTCGCTTCCATGAATGCAATTACCAACACCGACATCTCTGCTTCCGCGTTGCACAACCGTTTAGTTAACCTAGATGTGCACACGCCCAGTCGTCTTTCTCCCCCCGAGCCTGAGCATCTTGGCGTCACTTCGGACCCAGGAGCTCACTCAGGATCCAACACCCAGAGCCCTGGAAGCCCAGTACTTCCGCGACGGCCCTCCGACGAAGTTGACCCTGACCCTCTACCCTCCGGAGTGGCAACACCGTTTCACCCGCACTATTCGGAGCTGGAGACTCTCAGCCGCGTTCCGAGCTATTCCACCGCTGTCCGTTCGTCTGTACGGCCGCACGACAATGACTTGCCAGATTACCAAGCTGTGGTCGCTAGGGACATTACTACGTCGACGCCCCAGTCGCCCCAGCCGGCACATGTCCGCGGTACCGGTCGTGGGGCGGACTCCTATTTGAGCGCCCCTGTGGACTTTTTCCACCGGCCGCATTTCCTCCACTCTCGCTCGCAAAGCCATTCCGACGATGAGCGCAGGGTTCGCCTAAACCAAGCGAGGGGCAGGGCCTAG
- a CDS encoding PH domain protein (COG:T;~EggNog:ENOG410PI3A;~InterPro:IPR043453,IPR001849,IPR027267,IPR011993) — translation MSATSSPVESKLPTRSNTLRTVSTGTYRRGSMSDDEAIPGSDSNETTNLLVQRLRAWKHMCGYLEDYVSVTARVQKGMSKDYEKVLKTVNEPLKEGHHFSQSAGGVSSFFENIRANTQGMINLYADGEKNLKSSVLPTLERLHKEIKAKSKELQTGASKGAKAVEKARNITQKHIDLLGQQTAALDSASGNKLETSHDPYLVRRGVTHRLNKQVIEENNNRQEIIAVQNNFQQFEAHVLQTIQAAMEQLVVFITGQSDRHKGMYSDILGNLQRIPPEFEWVNFITRNDSTLVDPDAPPRSLANITFPHQDHRTTEPVIQGTLQRKSRMALKGFTSFYYVVTHARYLHEFKDNDDFSKDPAPEISLYLPDSTVVSIDEVKNTFTIKGKDVSGNVVGNAFKTNTEFVFKANSSSDAKEWISVIKETAHSPIATTTAAAAATSSPITSPTSPGAASPSSGTQPPAYENGSAAASPVSPPAVSRSNTTATTGSTAEKVPSPVTEKTEEKAAEKTAEKTAEGPSEKS, via the exons ATGTCGGCTACTTCGAGTCCGGTGGAATCGAAGCTTCCAACCCGGTCCAATACCCTGCGGACTGTGAGCACGGGCACTTACCGCCGTGGCTCCatgagtgatgatgaggcgATTCCTGGCTCTGATAGCAATGAG ACTAccaacctcctcgtccagcgtCTTCGTGCCTGGAAGCACATGTGCGGATACCTGGAAGATTATGTCTCGGTGACTGCCCGAGTGCAGAAGGGAATGTCGAAGGATTATGAGAAAGTTCTCAAG ACCGTTAACGAGCCACTGAAAGAGGGCCATCATTTCTCGCAGAGTGCGGGTGGCGTCTCCTCGTTCTTTGAAAATATCCGTGCAAATACTCAG GGAATGATCAACCTGTACGCCGATGGAGAGAAGAACCTTAAGAGCTCTGTGCTTCCGACGCTGGAGAGACTCCACAAGgagatcaaggccaagtCGAAGGAGCTGCAGACCGGCGCTTCCAAGGGTGCGAAAGCTGTGGAGAAGGCTCGAAATATTACTCAGAAGCATATTGACCTTCTTGGCCAGCAGACCGCTGCGCTGGATTCGGCTTCTGGGAACAAGCTGGAGACATCTCACGACCCCTACCTTGTTCGCCGCGGTGTTACTCACCGCCTGAACAAGCAGGTCATTGAGGAGAACAACAACCGGCAGGAAATCATTGCGGTGCAGAACAACTTCCAGCAGTTCGAAGCCCATGTGCTGCAGACCATCCAGGCCGCCATGGAACAGCTTGTCGTCTTCATCACTGGCCAGAGTGACCGCCACAAGGGAATGTACAGTGACATTCTCGGCAATCTGCAGAGAATCCCACCAGAGTTCGAGTGGGTGAACTTCATCACCAGGAACGACTCGACCCTTGTCGACCCGGACGCTCCGCCGAGATCCCTTGCAAACATCACCTTTCCTCACCAGGACCACCGCACTACGGAACCGGTTATCCAGGGGACACTGCAACGGAAATCCCGCATGGCTCTCAAGGGATTCACCAGTTTCTACTATGTTGTAACCCACGCTCGATACCTGCACGAGTTCAAGGACAACGATGACTTCAGCAAGGACCCTGCGCCCGAGATCTCCCTGTACCTTCCCGACAGCACCGTCGTTTCGATTGACGAAGTCAAGAACACCTTCAccatcaagggcaaggatgtCTCAGGCAACGTTGTCGGCAACGCCTTCAAGACAAACACCGAGTTCGTCTTCAAGGCCAACTCCTCAAGCGACGCAAAGGAGTGGATCAGCGTCATCAAGGAGACTGCACACTCTCCCATCGCTACAaccaccgctgctgctgctgccaccTCATCCCCTATTACATCCCCAACCAGCCCCGGCGCAGCATCCCCAAGTTCTGGTACTCAACCCCCGGCATACGAAAATGGATCCGCCGCTGCGAGCCCCGTCTCCCCGCCGGCCGTCAGCCGCTCCAACACCACCGCTACGACAGGCAGTACTGCTGAAAAGGTTCCTTCTCCTGTCACTGAgaagacggaggagaaggctgcggagaagaCAGCCGAGAAGACCGCGGAGGGCCCATCAGAGAAGTCCTGA
- a CDS encoding uncharacterized protein (COG:S;~EggNog:ENOG410PV2G) encodes MTELKHPVNTGFSQKPSIFDDPHYRPYWARSQVQYAQDLLDYSPEPIEYEHDDKDYWDNHFFFPEDCSWSPPKGWDIDDNTSEEDIAAGECYDYRDATMIPGLPDIKMLDAEALSDLLEDNLSPPEITSIFVFATNGAIFAYSSPLPSRQLRNLSATYGAAYTCYAKNASSGNLTGVNPASHPSSYVTAQSVSLGDVGSIVFELDDLVAVVTKIADKVLLAAVGPSKPADIATENHNPNNLSTSKPDSPSSGPDAQPESSQAPASGNTSESTSNPQTPANGTIAPHNTNRTSTPVNTSGYMTEAQLASQYEVDRSRDLDRLASLNLSTPPSTLLALESKSAALGRFLSQKLEDLESPEDF; translated from the exons ATGACTGAACTCAAGCATCCAGTTAACACTGGTTTCTCCCAGAAACCAAGTATCTTTGACGACCCTCACTATCGTCCGTACTGGGCTCGCAGTCAAGTCCAATACGCTCAGGACCTCCTTGACTATTCACCTGAACCCATCGAGTACGAACACGACGACAAAGACTACTGGGACAACCACTTTTTCTTCCCCGAAGACTGCTCGTGGTCCCCTCCCAAAGGTTGGGATATTGATGACAACACCTCCGAAGAAGATATCGCCGCTGGAGAGTGCTACGATTACCGTGACGCCACCATGATACCCGGTCTACCCGATATCAAAATGCTCGACGCGGAGGCCCTCTCCGATCTACTAGAGGACAACCTTTCACCGCCAGAAATCACCTCCATCTT CGTGTTTGCCACTAATGGGGCCATCTTCGCCTACTCCTCCCCTCTCCCATCCAGGCAGCTACGTAACTTGAGCGCTACCTATGGTGCTGCTTATACATGCTACGCAAAGAACGCTTCCAGCGGTAACCTCACCGGCGTAAACCCCGCAAGCCACCCTTCATCATATGTCACAGCCCAATCCGTATCCCTTGGCGATGTAGGCTCGATTGTCTTCGAGCTCGACGACCTGGTCGCCGTCGTGACCAAAATCGCAGACAAGGTCCTCCTTGCCGCTGTCGGTCCATCAAAGCCGGCTGATATAGCTACTGAGAACCATAACCCAAACAACCTCTCAACTTCTAAACCAGATTCGCCATCATCCGGTCCAGACGCACAACCAGAGTCCTCACAGGCCCCGGCCTCAGGGAACACCAGTGAATCCACATCCAACCCTCAAACCCCAGCAAACGGCACCATCGCCCCGCACAACACCAACCGCACATCCACCCCAGTCAACACCAGCGGCTACATGACAGAAGCGCAACTTGCATCGCAGTACGAGGTCGACCGAAGCCGCGACCTCGATCGCCTAGCAAGCCTCAACCTGTCAACACCGCCATCtaccctcctcgccctggaatccaaatccgcagccCTAGGCAGGTTCCTGTCCCAAAAGCTTGAAGACCTCGAGAGCCCGGAAGACTTCTAA